The following coding sequences lie in one Rhizobium rhododendri genomic window:
- a CDS encoding methionine ABC transporter permease — protein MTPIMLELLGRSIWETIVMTVASGLISLIVGLPLGLALVTTGQGGIAEHRWINSILGAIINGFRSVPFIILLVALIPLTRLIVGTALGTTAAIVPLAIAAIPYYARIAEVSLREVDHGLIDAVRAMGGNRWTIVREVLVPEAMPGLVAGFTVTLVTLIGASAMAGAIGAGGLGDLAIRYGYQRFETSVMVAVVAVLIVIVCAMQWFGDRLVAKLDHR, from the coding sequence ATGACACCGATCATGCTTGAACTGCTCGGCCGCTCCATCTGGGAGACGATCGTCATGACTGTCGCCTCCGGGCTGATTTCCCTCATCGTCGGTCTGCCGCTCGGGCTGGCTCTGGTGACGACGGGGCAAGGCGGCATTGCCGAACACCGCTGGATCAACAGCATTCTCGGCGCCATCATCAACGGCTTCCGGTCAGTGCCTTTCATTATCCTGCTGGTGGCATTGATACCTCTGACACGCCTGATTGTCGGTACGGCGCTCGGAACGACGGCTGCCATCGTGCCGCTCGCCATCGCGGCTATCCCGTATTACGCCCGCATTGCGGAAGTTTCGCTACGCGAGGTCGATCACGGCCTGATCGACGCCGTGCGGGCGATGGGCGGAAACCGCTGGACAATCGTCCGCGAGGTACTGGTGCCGGAAGCGATGCCGGGCCTGGTTGCAGGCTTCACGGTGACGCTGGTGACACTGATCGGCGCGTCGGCCATGGCCGGTGCGATCGGGGCCGGCGGGCTTGGCGACCTTGCCATCCGCTATGGCTACCAGCGGTTCGAGACCAGTGTGATGGTCGCCGTGGTTGCCGTGCTGATTGTCATCGTCTGCGCCATGCAGTGGTTCGGGGACCGGCTGGTCGCCAAGCTCGACCACCGCTGA
- a CDS encoding cation diffusion facilitator family transporter yields the protein MAHDHHDHHDHSHDHAHDSHSHVSGLGHSHVPANFGKAFAIGVGLNIAFVLVEVIYGIASNSVSLLADAGHNLSDALGLCVAWAAVILAKRNPTQRFTFGLGGSSILAALFNAVFLLVVVGGLSWEAIGRIFEPQPVAGKTVMIVAACGIAINGFCAWLFSSGGGDLNVRGAFMHMAADALVSLGVVIGGLLILLTGWHWIDPVMSVAINIVIIVGTWSLLTGSITMTLNAVPAGIDIVEVRAFLSKLPGVASVHDLHVWSLSTTDTALTCHLVTPAGHPGDEVLEEAARGLQRRFGIGHATFQPELDRCSLENTPHQHI from the coding sequence ATGGCGCATGATCATCATGACCACCACGACCACTCCCATGATCACGCGCACGACAGCCATTCGCATGTCTCCGGCCTCGGCCACAGTCATGTGCCGGCAAACTTCGGCAAGGCATTTGCGATCGGCGTCGGCTTGAATATCGCCTTCGTGCTGGTCGAAGTGATCTATGGTATCGCCAGCAATTCGGTGTCGTTGCTGGCCGATGCCGGGCACAATCTTTCCGATGCGCTCGGGCTCTGCGTTGCCTGGGCGGCGGTTATCCTTGCCAAGCGCAATCCCACCCAGCGTTTCACATTCGGGCTCGGCGGCAGCTCCATCCTTGCCGCGCTGTTCAACGCGGTCTTCCTGCTTGTGGTGGTCGGCGGTCTCAGCTGGGAGGCGATCGGCCGTATATTCGAGCCGCAGCCTGTCGCCGGAAAGACGGTGATGATCGTCGCAGCCTGCGGCATTGCGATTAACGGCTTCTGCGCCTGGTTGTTCTCCTCCGGCGGAGGCGATCTCAACGTGCGCGGCGCCTTCATGCATATGGCAGCGGATGCCTTGGTTTCGCTCGGCGTGGTGATCGGCGGACTGCTGATCCTCCTGACCGGCTGGCACTGGATAGACCCCGTCATGAGCGTGGCGATTAATATCGTCATTATCGTCGGCACCTGGAGCCTGCTTACCGGCTCGATCACCATGACATTGAATGCCGTTCCTGCTGGCATCGACATAGTCGAGGTCCGTGCGTTCTTGAGCAAACTGCCCGGCGTGGCTTCGGTACACGACCTGCATGTTTGGTCGCTGAGCACGACCGATACGGCGCTTACCTGCCATCTCGTCACGCCTGCCGGCCATCCTGGCGACGAGGTGCTGGAGGAGGCAGCCAGGGGCCTGCAGCGTCGCTTCGGCATTGGCCACGCGACTTTCCAGCCCGAACTTGACCGTTGTTCCCTTGAAAATACGCCGCACCAACACATCTAA
- a CDS encoding ROK family protein has translation MEKKQNDASRDNATLITHGSASLPSVTIDGYNLELRDKNGFIGDRASKSAFQAKLNEWRQRIRNGGDDPLGDVATKDMSKKQIDALLTGDNKEAAALVMGAVEDFAGELGHVLGKFLKQDSWKGTERIVVGGGLKESGFGELAIARAMVLLKSEGFKVELTPIAHHPDEAGLIGAAHLMPGWMLEGYDAILAVDIGGTNIRAGIVEMRLKDHPDLSRASVWKFDLWRHADEAPKRSATVERLAGMLESLIRKAEKAKLTLAPVIGIACPGVIESDGSIARGGQNLPGGNWESEKFNLGEALTKAIPQIGSHDTLVVIHNDAVVQGLSQTPFMQDTKKWGVVTIGTGLGNARFTNKAPKENSDKSKT, from the coding sequence ATGGAAAAGAAGCAGAACGACGCAAGCCGCGACAACGCAACCCTGATCACCCACGGATCGGCGAGCCTGCCCTCGGTGACGATCGACGGCTATAATCTCGAGTTGCGCGACAAGAACGGCTTTATCGGCGACCGGGCTAGCAAGTCCGCCTTCCAGGCAAAGCTCAACGAGTGGCGCCAGCGCATCCGCAACGGTGGGGATGACCCGCTCGGCGATGTCGCGACGAAAGACATGTCGAAGAAGCAGATCGACGCATTGCTGACTGGAGACAACAAGGAAGCAGCTGCGCTGGTCATGGGCGCCGTCGAGGACTTTGCTGGCGAACTCGGCCATGTGCTCGGGAAGTTCTTGAAACAAGATAGCTGGAAGGGTACCGAGAGAATCGTCGTCGGCGGCGGCCTCAAGGAGAGCGGCTTCGGCGAACTGGCAATTGCCCGCGCCATGGTGCTGCTGAAAAGCGAGGGTTTCAAGGTCGAGCTCACCCCGATCGCCCACCACCCTGACGAAGCCGGTCTGATAGGCGCTGCGCACCTGATGCCGGGATGGATGCTCGAAGGCTATGATGCGATCCTCGCGGTCGATATCGGCGGCACCAACATCCGGGCCGGCATCGTGGAAATGCGTCTCAAGGACCATCCTGATTTATCCAGGGCCAGTGTCTGGAAGTTCGACCTCTGGCGGCACGCAGACGAGGCACCGAAGCGCAGTGCCACGGTTGAAAGGTTGGCCGGCATGCTGGAAAGTCTCATCAGAAAGGCTGAAAAGGCCAAGCTGACACTGGCGCCCGTCATTGGCATTGCGTGCCCAGGGGTTATAGAAAGTGACGGCTCTATTGCCCGTGGCGGGCAGAACTTGCCCGGCGGCAACTGGGAGAGCGAGAAATTCAATCTGGGCGAGGCCCTGACCAAGGCTATCCCGCAGATCGGCAGCCACGATACTTTGGTGGTTATCCACAACGACGCCGTCGTGCAGGGTCTTTCGCAAACGCCTTTCATGCAGGATACAAAAAAATGGGGTGTGGTGACCATTGGCACGGGGCTCGGAAATGCGCGCTTTACCAACAAAGCGCCGAAGGAAAATTCTGACAAAAGCAAGACTTGA
- a CDS encoding helix-turn-helix domain-containing protein, which translates to MDKRKLAVLFQQRLRLLFDRSQESQSAFADNVGIDRSALSQLLSGKTARLPRVETLLSIAERHQVSLDWLLGISQDEGLMGALLPSLEIETSDDEGAGLLIKWHAEATGSKIRYVPARIPDLLRTPEVIAYEASEAHQSAATQVAGTAFRLDYNREPGTDMESCMPLQTLEAFAAGQGIWQGLPKAARQGQLLHMADLIDDLYPSFRLFLFDGRARFSVPYTVFGSLRAAVFVGRMYLVLHNVDSVRMMQRHFDDLVRDTRIHAHEVAAYIRLLTVV; encoded by the coding sequence ATGGATAAACGCAAGCTGGCAGTCCTGTTTCAGCAGCGTCTCCGCTTGCTTTTCGACCGCTCCCAGGAGAGCCAATCGGCGTTCGCGGATAATGTCGGCATCGACCGGTCGGCATTATCGCAATTGCTGTCGGGGAAAACCGCCCGGCTTCCAAGGGTGGAAACCCTGCTGAGCATCGCCGAGCGCCATCAGGTTTCGCTGGACTGGCTGCTCGGCATTTCGCAGGACGAGGGCCTGATGGGCGCGCTTCTGCCAAGCCTCGAAATTGAGACCAGCGACGACGAAGGGGCGGGGCTCCTGATCAAATGGCATGCCGAGGCCACCGGCTCTAAAATCCGCTATGTGCCGGCTCGCATTCCCGATCTCCTGCGGACACCCGAAGTTATTGCCTATGAGGCGTCGGAGGCGCACCAGAGCGCCGCGACGCAGGTGGCGGGAACGGCGTTCCGGCTGGATTACAATCGCGAGCCCGGCACCGACATGGAGTCCTGCATGCCGCTGCAGACGCTGGAGGCTTTTGCCGCTGGGCAAGGCATCTGGCAGGGGCTTCCGAAGGCTGCGCGTCAGGGGCAATTGCTGCATATGGCAGACCTTATCGACGATCTTTATCCATCATTCCGGCTGTTCCTTTTCGACGGTCGGGCCCGTTTTTCGGTGCCCTACACCGTCTTCGGCTCCCTGCGGGCAGCGGTATTCGTCGGGCGGATGTATCTCGTCCTGCACAATGTCGATTCGGTCCGCATGATGCAGAGGCATTTCGACGATCTCGTCCGCGATACCAGGATCCATGCGCATGAAGTAGCCGCCTATATCCGCTTGCTCACGGTGGTATGA
- a CDS encoding NAD(P)H-dependent oxidoreductase, with translation MARVLVLFAHPGQRHSKINVAMAKTARSIEGITFVDLYAEYPTFNIDIDLEQARLLEHDVLVLQFPIYWYSTPSLLKEWQDLVLEYGFAYGHDGDRLKGKRFLVAATAGGDEQAYHPQGSNHFGFRTLLSPLEQTANLCQMEFVAPFVLFSAGKGASDGRGARHVADYRALLESLRDDRFDYKAARHVDVLHHDTLPIQGGAR, from the coding sequence ATGGCCCGCGTGCTCGTTCTGTTTGCTCATCCCGGCCAGCGCCATTCGAAGATCAACGTCGCAATGGCAAAGACCGCGCGGTCCATCGAAGGCATCACCTTCGTTGATCTCTATGCCGAATACCCGACCTTCAATATCGATATAGACCTGGAACAGGCGCGGCTGCTGGAGCACGATGTCCTGGTGCTGCAGTTCCCGATCTACTGGTATTCGACGCCGTCTCTTCTGAAGGAATGGCAGGATCTGGTGCTGGAATACGGTTTTGCCTATGGGCACGACGGAGATCGACTGAAGGGCAAGCGCTTCCTGGTGGCCGCAACGGCCGGCGGGGATGAACAGGCCTACCATCCGCAGGGAAGCAATCATTTCGGCTTCCGCACTCTTTTGTCCCCACTCGAGCAGACAGCCAATCTTTGCCAGATGGAGTTCGTCGCACCATTCGTGCTGTTTTCGGCGGGTAAAGGTGCCTCCGACGGCCGAGGGGCGCGGCATGTCGCGGATTACCGCGCTTTGCTGGAATCGCTGCGCGACGATCGGTTCGACTACAAAGCGGCGCGCCATGTCGATGTGCTGCACCACGATACTCTTCCCATTCAAGGTGGTGCGCGATGA
- a CDS encoding monovalent cation:proton antiporter-2 (CPA2) family protein — translation MSGFVFQAFVYLLAAVVSVLVAKRLGLGSVLGYLIAGVLIGPVFHLIGNETKDLQHFAEFGVVMMLFLVGLELQPRALWEMRAKLVGLGGLQVVGTAAIVTAIGMAFGQVWSVALTVGFIFSLSSTAIVLQTLGEKGLLKSDGGQASFSVLLFQDIAVIPMLAFIPLLALPELSHHAQDVAAASGGHESVSLLDGLPAWQVAIITLAAVAFVVVAGHYLSRPIFRIIAAARLREIFTAAALLLVIAIALLMSVVGLSPALGTFLAGVVLANSEFRHELESDIEPFKGLLLGLFFITVGASIDFALLWAHLGVVLGLTVALMAVKVGVLYGLAQSFKLRGSDKWLFALGLAQAGEFGFVLLSFTVQNAVLPPDIAAVLLLVVALSMMLTPALFIMLDKVILPRYNRQQAEEADEITEPGSVIIAGVGRFGQIINRLLLANGYKTVVLDHRADVVEGVRKFGVRSFFGDAGRPDLLHAAGLSSAKLLIVAIDDVERTIEIVKHARRENPQLHIIARAFDRGHVYRLYQAGANDIVREMFDSSVRAGGYALSALGMHAYEVEKSKAVFVKQDRWGLRQLAPLWREDIEVFSNPEYIARSKEIGEILDAAMLGDRSALHDRTERGWMPPGARERPDEEDAPAA, via the coding sequence ATGAGCGGCTTTGTCTTCCAGGCTTTCGTCTATCTCCTCGCCGCCGTCGTCTCGGTGCTGGTCGCCAAGCGTCTCGGCCTTGGTTCGGTGCTGGGTTACCTCATCGCCGGCGTGCTGATCGGGCCGGTCTTTCATCTGATCGGCAACGAGACGAAGGATCTGCAGCATTTTGCGGAGTTCGGCGTCGTCATGATGCTGTTCCTCGTCGGGCTCGAGCTGCAGCCGCGCGCGCTTTGGGAAATGCGGGCAAAGCTGGTCGGCCTCGGCGGTCTTCAGGTGGTGGGTACTGCGGCGATCGTTACGGCGATCGGCATGGCGTTCGGGCAGGTCTGGAGTGTGGCACTCACTGTGGGCTTCATTTTCTCCCTGTCGTCGACCGCAATCGTATTGCAGACCCTTGGAGAAAAAGGCCTTCTGAAATCCGACGGTGGCCAGGCAAGCTTTTCCGTCCTGCTGTTCCAGGATATCGCCGTAATCCCCATGCTGGCATTCATTCCGCTGTTGGCGCTGCCTGAACTCAGTCATCATGCGCAGGATGTCGCTGCAGCCTCCGGCGGCCACGAAAGCGTCAGTCTCCTCGACGGCCTGCCGGCATGGCAGGTGGCGATCATTACCCTTGCCGCCGTTGCCTTCGTGGTCGTCGCCGGGCATTACCTGTCGCGGCCCATCTTCAGGATCATCGCTGCCGCCAGGCTGCGCGAGATTTTCACGGCGGCAGCCTTGCTGCTGGTCATCGCCATCGCCCTGCTAATGTCTGTCGTCGGCCTGTCGCCGGCGCTCGGCACTTTTCTTGCCGGCGTGGTGCTGGCCAACAGCGAATTCCGCCACGAGCTGGAGAGCGACATCGAGCCCTTCAAGGGCCTGCTGCTCGGCCTCTTCTTCATCACCGTCGGTGCCAGTATCGATTTTGCGTTGCTATGGGCTCATCTTGGCGTCGTCCTGGGCCTGACGGTGGCGCTGATGGCAGTCAAGGTCGGCGTGCTCTATGGCCTGGCGCAGTCCTTCAAGCTGCGCGGCTCCGACAAATGGCTGTTCGCGCTCGGCCTGGCGCAGGCGGGCGAGTTCGGCTTCGTGCTCTTGTCCTTCACCGTGCAGAATGCCGTTCTTCCACCGGATATCGCTGCCGTTCTGCTGTTGGTGGTCGCGCTGTCCATGATGCTGACGCCGGCGTTGTTCATCATGCTCGATAAGGTCATCCTGCCGCGCTACAATCGGCAGCAGGCGGAAGAGGCCGACGAGATCACCGAGCCTGGCTCGGTTATCATTGCCGGCGTCGGGCGTTTTGGCCAGATCATCAATCGGCTGCTGCTGGCCAATGGCTACAAGACCGTAGTTCTCGACCATCGGGCCGATGTCGTCGAAGGCGTGCGCAAGTTCGGTGTGCGGTCGTTTTTCGGAGATGCCGGGCGTCCGGATCTGCTGCACGCTGCAGGTCTGTCGAGCGCCAAGCTGCTGATCGTCGCGATCGACGATGTCGAGCGGACAATAGAGATCGTCAAGCATGCGCGCCGGGAAAATCCGCAGTTGCACATCATTGCCCGCGCCTTTGACCGCGGACACGTCTACCGTCTCTACCAGGCCGGTGCGAACGACATTGTGCGGGAAATGTTCGACAGTTCGGTGCGGGCCGGCGGTTACGCGCTATCGGCGCTCGGCATGCACGCCTACGAAGTCGAGAAGAGCAAGGCCGTCTTCGTCAAGCAGGACCGATGGGGCCTTCGCCAGCTGGCGCCCCTGTGGCGAGAGGATATCGAGGTCTTCAGCAACCCCGAATACATCGCCCGGTCAAAGGAGATCGGCGAAATCCTCGATGCCGCCATGCTGGGCGACCGTAGCGCCCTGCACGACAGGACGGAGCGCGGCTGGATGCCGCCCGGCGCTCGTGAGCGGCCGGACGAAGAAGACGCGCCCGCCGCCTAG
- the rpsU gene encoding 30S ribosomal protein S21 — translation MQVLVRDNNVDQALRVLKKRMQREGLFREIKARMAYEKPSEKRAREKAEGIARHRKLARKKLQREGLIPGPKKAVYTRGGEAGAGANKA, via the coding sequence TTGCAAGTTCTAGTTAGAGACAACAACGTCGATCAGGCTCTCCGCGTCCTCAAGAAGAGAATGCAGCGCGAAGGTCTCTTCCGCGAAATCAAGGCACGCATGGCTTACGAAAAGCCATCGGAAAAGCGCGCTCGCGAAAAGGCTGAAGGTATTGCACGTCACCGCAAGCTTGCCCGCAAGAAGCTGCAGCGCGAAGGTCTGATCCCAGGTCCTAAGAAGGCTGTATACACACGCGGCGGCGAAGCCGGCGCTGGCGCCAACAAGGCTTAA